The Motacilla alba alba isolate MOTALB_02 chromosome 3, Motacilla_alba_V1.0_pri, whole genome shotgun sequence DNA window tgcagagaaggtTTGGTATTTGGCTGCCAGAAGCTGTGGGGCAGAAGACACCACTATTTGTGTATTCATTTGTAGGAGTCTCCACATATATCTGCAGTAAATTTCTGTATTGTTGGTTTTGCCTGGATGGCTGGTCTGATAAATTTTCATTGTCTAAAATTCATGTCAGCTGTTAGTGAAAATTTTTCAATACCTCTTAACTGCAAATTTTTTGATCAGTGTTTGATTGGGATCCTCCAGTTGAAAATACCATTCTTTACTCAGAAAGATTTTTGGTCCTGGTCAGAAAATGTTCTGTTGTAGGAGAATTTGAGAGCATAATAAAACTGGGTGTATGTCGGATACCGTTTATCTAACCTTTACGACATCTGTTGTGTTGAATAATCTCACTTTGAATGAACTTGTCCAGTGCTTGTGTGAATAAACCTATTTTAAAGAATTGGACTTGTCTGATGCTACATCAACCCAGAGATTTAACATATGCAAATTACCACCTATAAGAATATCTGTTCATGATTTCCCAGTAGAAGGAAATGAAGCAAGACACTGCCTCTAATTAAAgtagtaatttctttttcactctgtTAAATCTTATAACTGTGATCTTGTGTTATGTCCTTTTTCCATCTAATTCGCTTTATGTTTAGACTAATCAAACACTTGgttaaatttaaattcattatCTCTAATTTGTGTACTGTCATACACATGTTGTCTTGAAACTGTTGGATTGAAATGAGTTGAGTTTTTCCTTAAGCTGGACCAAGAAACACTGATTAGAGGCTGCAGCGTTCCTCAGACTCTCTATTCAGTTTATTTGTTTGGATGCTTTTCTTGACATTGATGTTGGACTTCTGAGTCAAtttgctgctgaaattctgCATTCTCAGAttctacaaaaataattttgttaaataGCAAGGCAGTGTTAACTTTGAACACTGTCCTAGTTttggctggttttattttatgccTAGTAGCTGGTagagtgctgtgttttggattcagagtgagaataatgttgataacacactgatgctTTAGTTGTTGCTATTAGTGCTCACCCCAAGCCAAGGACTTTTCAGTctcccatgctctgccagccagcaggtgcacaaggagctggaaggaagcagagccaggacagctgacccaaactggccaaagggatactCCATAACCCATAAAGTGTCCTGCCAAGTAAATGAACtggccaggaggggctgagcacTGCTCAAGGATGGAATGGGCATTGGTCAGTGGCTGGTGAGAAATTGTGTTGTGCAGCTCCTGTTTCTCCTGGGCATTATCTCTCTCTTATTATCTTCCATTTCAtcactattattattatattttgctttatttcaatTATGAAGCTATTCTTTTAACCACCCATGGGTTTTACCTTCTTCTGAGTCATCTCCTCATCCTGTTGCAGGGTGAGTGAGCAGCAGTGTGGTACTTAGTTGGTCGTTGtatgacagaaaaatgaaaattacaaaaTCTATATATTTGTCCTGGGAGTTTGTCTGTAGGTATGTGCTGTCTGATGCTGCACATTTGACTGTTACAGCATTTCAGAAAGTGGTGTGCCGACATTTCTCTTCTGGCAGTGCACCACCATGCACTCATTAACATGGAAATGGAGATAATTTCTGTGACTGTTGTGTTCTCAGCATGGCAGCTAACTTGAAGGCCTGGGGGACCAAGATTAGCTGAGGACAGCTTGGAGGAAACAAGCAGTCAGACCAGAGGATTagcagcaggagaaagctgGCCTGCAGGAGAGCACCCTGCTGCAAGTGCACTTGTTCGAGCTGAAatggtggctgctgctcctcagctctctGTTAGAAGTTACTTCCTCCTTAGTCTGCTAGATGAGCCTTTGGCAAGATTATTTAACCCTCCTGCTCACAGTATAACAGCCTGTTATTAGCTGTAACTCAAATCAAGGAGTGATCAGCCAGGCAGGTAAGGCAATAAAGCTGGAGGGGATTGATGACTAGCAGTTCCCAGTGGTCTGGGTGAAATAACCTCTCTAGCAGAGCCAGCAGGTGTGTTGGGGAAGTGATAGTTTAGTGTCCTACCACTGTTTAGTGGCAACTGACGCTTTGGCTGTGGATCTGTGTGAAAACTACATTATCAGTATTCTGAATGTATTGGTGTTTGCTTAGTGATGGAAAACTGGTTGAAACATCCAGACCATCCAGGTTTACAGTATGGAAGAACAATGTAACAGCAAAAAACATTTACTGTCTCcttaaaagtaagaaaaaggtAGGATAGGAGGATAAAGCatctctgaaaataaagaaggGATAGaagaaattcattttctttctaaagaataaccaaaataacacaaataaaatatgcagTAGATGAGCCATGATCAGTTAACCTTTAGCATGATACTGGTGCGTTTCTTGAGTCGTAGGAAAGTAGTTTTTTGCATCTGTGGAGCACAAAATTATAACTAGTCCATTCCTGCATATTTCATTATCAATCTTAATCCAAACCCtgtaaaatcaaaaataaatctttctatTTTATAAGGGAAGTCTGTTTGTCAAGTGTAGTGTCAAGGGAGAAGAATCAATTTTTCTGGATGGATTAAAACTGTATTGAAAATGAAGATGACATTAAGGAAAAACTAATAATAATTGAATtgttaatttgtatttttccagttttactAAGATCAGAGGAAAATTTTATAAActcttccccctttttccccctaattcttcttattttgtgattttcagaAATCCTGCCAGAAACCTGTGGATAAATACATTGAGTATGATCCTGTTATCATCTTGATTAATGCTGTTTTATGCAAAGCACAAGCATACAGGCACATTCTTTTCAACACAAAGATAAATGTAAGTTGCTGTGTCCCTCCcttgtggctttttttgttaaaaatatatttaggtTTGGTAAGTCTGTTGTATTAGTTATAAAACTTTAAAGACTGTTCATCTCCTGACCTTCCACAGATTTCAGCAAGCTGAACCAGTTATATCATGAATAGAACACATGGAATCTCAGACTCAAACTGTTACTAAGCCAGCTTCTGTCTTCACAGAAGGGATGCTGCAGTACCAGCAAATACAAAGTCATCTTACATGTTAAAGAGAAGGGACTGTAAAGACCTGTTCATGCAGTTTTCTACCTAATCTCTAACCTGCCTCTCACCTTAATTGGTGCTAAAAGGATGATGTGCTAAATTCCACTGTAAGAGAAAGACCTAattgcaaattaattttgaaattgaaTTTCTGTTGGAAACAATTCTTTTTCAGATGAACAATAGGAGTATAACATACCAAATTAATAATGCTGTGCTAGTTAAACCTACTGTACTGATTTCTCACAAGTTTCTCCCTGTGTCATTAACTATGCCCTCAAAGCCAGAGCAGAAGATGGTGGCTTTCACTTGAAGTGTGGTTGATGCAGAATTACGTAATTGGGTTGGCCAGTCTGGAGTGTAGAGGTGCAGTGTTTTAGTATTGCATTTTTTACTGTAAGGACTGATTTCCCAGGAGAGGGAAGCTAATCTAGAGCAAAATCTCTAAGCATAAGTTTGTGCTGTGTTCATGTTGGTACCTCTTAGCCAGTTCAGTTTAAGCAGTGTAGATAAATACACTTGCTTCATCTTTCAAGCATAAATctatctaaatatttttaattaattcgGTGCTTCTGGAGACTGGTGATGATGTTTCCTGTGAGGCTTCTGCAAGGACTGTCTGTGAAAAGTTcatctattaaaataaatttagttgAATTTTAAACTAGCAAAGCCTGTGCATGTATGTGCATTTGGCATAATGTGCCTCCAATGGAAAAAGTAGAATCCAGCACAGAAATTGTTATGGCTTGTTTAAATCTGTATAAAACCAGAAATCACCTCATATATGCACTGGCTTATAGACTGTATAATGTGGAAACATGCTAACTGTTGGCCCTCACAACATAATTTTTGATGTCACttcagaagatattttaaatagttCTGTTTGGTTATATTGCTCCCTTTATTTTTGGTACCTCACTCTTATATGAgctaagaaatattttggtatAACTACACTACCAGTTTCTTCTAATGGAGAAGAAACTGGTCCCAGGGAAAAAGGCTATTAAAACCAGTTTGCTGAATGGAGTAGTTGCCcttaaacagaaattttagaTAGTGTAATTCTGTGCTAGCAATGGCACAATTTTGGGTTTTCATTCCTAGCTGAATAGCCTTCCCAATTTTAAACAGGATAGATCAGGCCTTAACCACAGTTATATACCTTCCTCTGTACAGAACTGTTGATGCAGTTTTGTGCATGTTATAATTTGACTATCATGTTAGCAGATGTTAAAAGGATGATGTGATAAATTAGTGGCTCAATGGCAGTAATTTTGCTTAtatgataaagaaaaataatacaccTACAGAGTTTGTGTGGAGgtgtttaaatgtattttaaatgctgatttctTACTAATGCTTTAATTTATGCTGATTTAATACTACTccttttattattctttcatttaCCAGATTCATGGGAAGCTCTGTGTATTTTGTTTGCTCTGTGAAGCTTATCTCAGGTGGTTGCAACTACAGGATTCAAGCCAAAGTACAGATCCTGATGACTTAATCAGATATGCCAAAGAATGGGATTTTTATAGAATGTTTGGCATAGCTTCTTTAGGTAAGATTGGTGATTTGTATTATATACTCTTTAAGCATTGAAGAACTTCAAGCCCATACTGCAAAAATTGATAGAGAATGGATGTGATGTCCAACCCAGTATGGTTACACAATTACACACATACTCTCTAATTTGCCTGCATTTAATGCAAATGTCTGTCCTGATTACAGTTCAGACTGATATGATCAGCATTAGATATGAAGAGACTGAAAAGTAGCAATGTTCAGAAATCTTAGCCTGATATCTCTTTGACATAGTTTGAAAATCAGTGTAGAGCTCAGCCTTATTCCATGTTTCATGTTGACTTCAAGGTCTATTATTCATTAAGGTGATACAACCTTACTAAAGTGAACAATTGGAAAAAGCTGTATCTgcttggggttgtttttttgaaCAAATACACTAAAATACAGACTGGTGTCATCCAcaataaagaataaatacttCTGTACTCTAAGACTGCAGTTGAAGGCAGGGGAGCAGTTTTGTTCTGTGCTggttaaaacattttttctcataCTTTTTCAGATGTGATAGTGTTTAAATCAAACTTGCACACTAGAACTACTATTTTTTCTTACACATTCAGAGCTTAATTTAAATCCTTTATTGTCTAATGTTTTTTTAAGTAGGTTCTTATAATATGTCAGTAAAAATATTGAACTTATTTTTCAGTAGTGACTCATATATTACAATTATTGTGGGAGTTTCTTTGACGTCTGCATTAATGCCAGCATATCACAGGAGTGGTGTCAAAAAAAGTCTGGTAGCTCAATGGTATTTTCACCTTGGTGTTCTTTCTCATGCTGGATGAAAAGGGTTCATTGCTGGTGATCTTTTGCAAAAAAGGattgattttgttttacagcctaacagatggaaaaaaaccctctcttgTTGCTAAAAAGTGAAAGTGAAGAGGTTCTTGTTCTTAACTTCCTGTGCTATATGGAGTCAGAAATCACAAATATGATAATCCTACAGATAGAATCCTGTGATAGAATTATTCTTAATGTCATGATACTGAATTGGTTTAAGGAATATTTGGCTATTAAAATGAACACAGGAGATAGAGAACATTTGTATTTGTCTGtggcttttaaaaagtgacTCCATTGCATTTGGGACATGTCATTTTACTGAAATTCATTCAGATCTGGACTTGATTTTTGGCACTTTGTTCTCTCTTTCCAATGCCTCTTATTTCCTTTCAGAacaaacttcatttttcattggCATTTTCATTACCTTGTGGTGGATGACACCTGAGATGCTGAAAAGAAAGTCTGACTTCATCTTACTTCTCAAAGCACTGCTGTTGTCCACCTATGGAAAGCTCCTGCTAATTCCAGCTGTTATTTGGGAGCACGACTACACGCCTTTGTGCCTTGCATTTATAAAAGTGTTTGTCTTGATATCAAACTCTCAGGCAATTAGAGgtatatttttgcattttatatacTGCATTATGTGTATAGAATATGTGTTAGAGACTGGTGATGTTACACAagtcattattattttatctttttaatctATATCAGATTCGTGACTGAAATAGCTCCAGTTTAAAACTGTGTTCTTTAAACTGTAATAGAAagtgattgaaaaaaaaaaaggaagaaaaaaagtaccTCTTATCTCACTATCATCTCTTTGTATATACGGTATTATATCCACCAGATCCATCTGTTTCTACATCCATCTGTTACAATTTGAGGCATCTCATGGATCATTGAAACATAAAATAGATTTGagtttctgaaaaatgaaaatttcatatTCATTTTATTCACGTCTTTGGAATGCAGAACTTTAACAATTTGTGTGATTTCTAATGCACACAAATTAGTATGAATTCTCATATAATTTCTGTGATCTTCTTAAATGGTACATGATaaatttgttctggttttttttgcagttacACTGAACTTGAACCGAATACTCCCTTGGTTTGCCATCTTCTTTGGattaattttggaaaatggTGTAGTCTGCTTGTTCCAgaaaatgggatgggatgtTTGAAATGTCAGCGAAGTGAAGAAATACCAACAACATGATGATAATTTTCTAAGAGTGATCTCTGCCAGCAGGCTCCAAAAGCACTGTTTTCATAGGGATAAAGAAGGTGATAGATAACAAAAAAGCATTAGAAGTTTGGCTATTTCCTGTGCTGACCCATAAAGCTTCAGCCTTaggttgtttattttcccattaaaaatatgaatgtcTCACTATCCTAACAGTTTTATAAATCTGGCTGCATTGCTGTGGCTGTAAGAAGAAAGGtacactaaaaaaacccagccctgctAGCAATCAGTGCATTTTGGCAGAGAGAGGAGGATGAATTGTTCCCTTAAGAGGAAGGGAGTCAgtggaaaaatgtaaaagccAAAATTTATATTTCCGCAAAACCagattttcaaagagaaaagtgaaCATTTGCAAATAGTTTATTAGAGAAAAGGCAAGTATTCCAGAGTGAAACTACAATGGGAAAACCAAGCTGCATTCTCTGGAATGTTTGTGTAACAgtccaaaataataaaatatctaGTTCTAGAGTGATCTCTAGGAATGATAGTTTTAAACTGGCTTGAAATTTTAGGTGGTCTCATAAATACTTGAAATTTTGTGTGATCTCAtaaatgctgctttcttctgtAAGCTGAAGAGAGAGTAAAAGGACTGACCCCCAACATGCAGGGCTGTTCAGGATACTGCTTCTTCTGTACTTAAGTCACATCCCCCACACCCAGTCTTCATCTGGCTGCACATTTAGTGGAAGCAGAAATTGAAACATGAGGCCATTCAGCAATAGAGTAGTAGtttaaaataatcaaacaaacaaacaaaaatctgtagGCCTCAGTTAATGAAGAAACATTTGTAGAAGttcttcaccttcttcctcAGCAGGCAGAAGGCGAGCTAAGAGGCCCACAAAGGATCTGACAGAATCAGTTTCCACAAGACAGTAAAAAGGGCACAAACCGACTTTTGTGCAGACCAGTTTCCATTCATTCCATCCAATATTTGACTCTCCTGATGGAGTTCTGGAAGGCTGTACTGTCCATAGGGATTACTTccattctttgttttcctcagatgaatcaaaaaacattttgcaacATCTTCAAGTTAATTCCCAACAGGTTTAGAGTAAGTCTAGATTATGACCACAAAAGACATCAAATGTGTTTGTCTGATGGAACTGCCCATGCTATGCAAGTTACTTGATCAGAAAAGCAAATGGTTGCTGATTCTCTGTTATTAAATCAAAGGCTGACAGCACTTCTGTTCTTTGTGTTATACTGCGCAACCTCCTGAGCAtgtcagagaaagcaaaaaacctCAATCGCAACATTTTTGAGGATGTGAGACTCCTAATTTGATTGGTAATTATCTAATTTCTCCAAGTTGAGTCTGTTTTGTCCATGACATCAACTGGTGACTAAACTCTCCCcatccttatctcaacccatgaacccttccttttgttttctctccagtGCCTAGCTGGGGAGTGACAGCAGCTTTGGTGAGTATCTGGCATCCCAgactggcactggcactggcagtgGTTTCACTCTAGAGGCTGAGTGGAGCCCATTTCAATCTAATTAATGCAGGTTATGATATGTAAACATGATGCTGTCAGCAGCAAAATTGTAAATACTAtgtatataaattttatttgagGACAGTCTTAAATTAAACttgattttgaatttttaaaaactgatttcagGTATTTTCTGAGATTATTTTCAGAACACCTAGAATGGACACGAACACATTCTGAAAGAAGCAGTGTTTACCTATCTGATAGGTAAACACTGCTGAATGACATTCATTGATAATGTATCAGTTATGCACTCTGTAATGCTGCCAGGAGCCACAACTGCCCTTACACGACTTTGAGACAAGAGAAGACAATGACAAGCTACAGAGCTGTGGAACAAAAGCAGGCGTGGTACAGGGGTACGGGTTCTTGGTCTTCAGAGGTGTCGTTATTAATGTAGCATTACAGCATTGTTTGGTGTTAAAGTTACTCCTTTACCAAAACTAACATGACAAATACACTGATATTTCATAAATCTAGGGGGAGCTTAAGGACACCCACTGGGGGGCGAGGGGGGGGTAGATGAGTacattttttatgcttttgaaaGCATATAGTACTTCAGAGAGAAACAAGGCTATTTTAAGGTTCTGCCTGTTTAAAACCATCACATCTCTCTTCCTTTTactcttttttgtcttttgaactTATCTTTTTTCTATAAACTTTTAGTAATGAAACAGTTGCCTGTGCTGGAATATGGATGGCAAATAGCCCTTTCTATGTATCATAATCTGTTTCATTAAGTTATAGGAGAGGATTTatttgagttaaaaaaaaccagcagcctGGAAGTGAACCTGTTGAGTTTCGCTTGGAATCAGAAGGGGTATTGTGGTCCATGGAGCAAAATCAGAACTGTGTTGcatgaaaagcacagagaaaccAGGGGTGTTACTGAGACTTGGATTGAGCAACAGTGATTGcacagtgggagctgggaaCTCCTGTGGGTCCATAGGCCATGTAGCAAGTATTTAGAAATTAGCATATGCAAAATTGGAGAATTACAGTAAAGGCTAAGGAGGGTTAAAAGAGAAGGTAGGAGTCTGGCAGATTTCTACAAGATTAAGATGGCAGTAAAAACTAAGGAGATagcatttcaagaaaaatatgtaagaaaatACGCAGTACAGATGTTTATGAGTATCATGaagcaaatataaaaacatCTTACTACCAAGTTTACAAATGATGAACATAAAAGAAGAGTAGTATTAATTGCAGACATTTTTGTAGTAGTCTAAGTGACAGCACAACATAGCAAAAGATGTTTTCCAAGCAGTAAAATCTGTGGGTTTCCCTAGAAACGATACCAGTAACCTCATTACTTCAATGGTTTGCACTACAGCcttgaaaatacacttttaaaaggaagaattaGTAATTGTACAGTGATAGAATTAGTCACTGAACAGGAAGAGCTGTGCAACAGCAGAGCTACTCCCTCCATTCTGCATTAGTGCGTGCTGCATTAGGCTTTGCTGGTGCAAGCGCTACCACCCTTGTGCCCTCCTGCACATACAGACAAGGGAGCCCTTTCTTCCACACAAGTCCTATCTCAGAGGCATATAAGCTGCCATTTGTTACCCCAGTCTTCACCAAACTGAAAGTAAAGCAGGACATCTGTACTGGAAAACTATTAGCTGATTTCTCATAAAACAAGCAGgcccttgtttctcaggggcttGCCTGCTTTTGCATTCCTTGAGCACTCCCCAGCCAAGTGGTGTTAAGCACTGCAGTGCCAATCTGGAGTTGATGAAAAAACCACTGTTGATTTCAAAACTGGAAGAAACACACAGACACTGTTACATATGTGTTCTTTGAttaacttttgttttttaaaatcacaaatccaagcctttaaaaatgaaCATCCATCTTCAGTTTGGAGAAATGTGGGAATGAAATTAGTGATGAAAAACAGatcacaaaatatttgttttggtgACTTGCTATCAAGGTCAATTCAAGATATAACCACGAAAGctataaaattcaaattatttcaggatGACATCTCTTAAAAACCTAGATAGTCCCACAAGCTGGGATTATTCTGAATCTTGTTGAACTCTGCAAAAATTCATGTGGCAAGAGAGAGAATGAATGTATTCCTCCACTGCTAAAAATCAATAGGATTTTTGCTTATGAAGTAATTTGAAACTCAGGTTTCTGCACTTAAAATTTGCAGGAAATTGTATATAACAAGATTCccattttctctcctgcctcttAGCTGTTCTGACCTTCTTAGTCTTTCCAGTAATGCTTACTGTATTACTGAGGTGGCAAGAAAGAAGATATGAACATAAGGAGCTTCATAAAATCTTGATCTGCTGTCCTAAATTTGTAAAACTTTTTTGAGCTCTCTGTAGACAAATGATAGGTCTGCAAAGCAGCTAGGGAATACTGCTAGTGatgttttaattgcttttcattAGAATAATAGctattgtttgggtttgtttggtttttttcccctgggtaAAAATGTGGTTTAAATTTCTTTACATAGAAGCATAAGAGTGTGAACTTAAGAGATTTTAcatctgctggctgctgctgaaataaatcCAGATGATCCCTTTGATTTCTTGCAATCTGACTGTAATTCTGAGGACCTTTTTTAGGCAGAAGAACTGTCTTGCTGCACAGAAGTGCGTGCCATGGCTCTCTGAGCACAGGACTGGGCACCTGAATTAAGACCTGAATCCTAATCCTGGCTCTAAGACCGACCAGTGCTGTGACCTTGAGCAAGTCATATACGTGGCTCCATAAAATGATTGTATCTCCACCATCACAGGATTTGGGGAAGCATTAATTTGTTCATGTCTGCTTAGAAAGATGAAAAGCATTAAGTCCTTTCAGCTGCAGGTTGTTAGGAGTCAGTCAACACCGTGAATGTCAGATATGAAACAGACATGCCAGGAGCCAGAGGATGTGAATATTAAAGGTGACATGTTTAAAGTCTTTGTTATACTAAGGGGAGCTTTAATTCTGACCCTCGCTGGCATGCAGTTCTTGAACATACACATCTGAAGACTTTTAGGAGTATATACAGCAAATCACTAATCCCTTATTATGATTTTGAAGTTATTGCAGCTGTTGTGTGccaaaataaatctgaaattagTTAAAAAATGAGCAAAGGGAACTCGCACATTAGCTGATCTTACTTTTAGctatctaaaagaaaaaataaggtGTTTTATTTGACAGTTTGAGACTTTGAGGTAGAAAGCACGGGtacattttgcagaaaaaatacttcttaaaaaaatactaaaaaccTTTGGTATCTCTTCAGTAAATAAATTCAATAACATTGCACAGATTTAAACAAGAAGACAAGACCTTAACAATATATAAGCACTTCTACTCACCTTGCACTCCTTCCTCAGAACTGCTTATTCACTCTGTAAGCATCTGTGGGTGTTACCTTTATAGTGATTCCCTGCCAGGCAAGCTGCAACCCATCTGATACTGTCATACATGCATCCCTCCTTAACTTTGATCCTTTCTTTGGTCTCTCACTTCTCTTCCAGAATAAAGCTTTGGTTCTAACCATCAAAGCCACATATGTATCATGTCTTGGCTACAGTAGAGATAGTCTCTCTTTCTCTCATAGGGCTACAGCATTCTTTTGATCACTGAAAATCAAAAGCCAACAGAAGTGTAATAATAAgtaggaagaaataatttcccatTGAGAACATCCACTGGATAATAACATGCCACATACCAGCACCAGAAAAAGTGTCTTGGATTTTGCAGGATAGGGACCAAAAGAGAATGTATTACACTGAGCATACATACAGCTTATAAATTTGTCCAGAGCAGGAATCTGTTTCCCTCTAAGGACATTTATCCTACTTAGTAGTGTGAAAATGGCAGATGGGTTGCATGGCAAGGAAAACACGCTCCATCTCTTACTCATGTTGTCCTAGGAgggagcaaaatgaaaacaaacacgGATGAttcatgaagaattttttcaggAATGGTGGACATTATTTGAACCCTTTTCTTTAGAGAAGCAAATAAACTTTGCTGTGGAGGAACACAATGGCAGGTATTCATTTCTTTACACCACCACATGACAAGACTTAGTTTGTACTAGAACTCTCAtcttttcaaatgtattttgcaCTTCTTTAAGTGGATTTTTCCCTAAAATAGTTTTCTGCTCAACTGAATTGTGCAATTTATGTAAatgaagtgtgtgtgtgtgtagatggaaggagagggaaggtcAAACCAGTTCCTACAGCCTGTGTGTTATCTATGTATGAAATGGTGTAGGTTCTGTCTGTTTAAAGGTCCTACATTGAAAGAAAAGGCCACCAGCAACAAAGGCACCTTCCTCCCACAATAGTTTGAGTATTGTGCAACAGAACAGATTgtatcagttaaaaaaaaaaaaaagtcat harbors:
- the ARV1 gene encoding protein ARV1, producing the protein MKSCQKPVDKYIEYDPVIILINAVLCKAQAYRHILFNTKINIHGKLCVFCLLCEAYLRWLQLQDSSQSTDPDDLIRYAKEWDFYRMFGIASLEQTSFFIGIFITLWWMTPEMLKRKSDFILLLKALLLSTYGKLLLIPAVIWEHDYTPLCLAFIKVFVLISNSQAIRVTLNLNRILPWFAIFFGLILENGVVCLFQKMGWDV